From the Armatimonadota bacterium genome, the window GCCCGCTCCCAGGAGAAGTACCACCGGGGCATGCGGGCGGCGCGCGACGCCTCCCACGCGCGCTCGCTGACGCTGAGGAACACCGCGCCGGGCGGCCCCATGAGGGCCTTCTGGGACCCGGCCACCACCACGTCCAGACCCCACGCGTCGGTCCGCAGGTCCACCGCTCCCAGAGAACTGACGGCGTCCACCAGCAGGAGGGCGTCGCTGCCGTCGCGCACCTCCCGGGCGATCTCCGCCAGGGGGTGGGTGATGCCGGTGGAGGTCTCGTTGTGGGTGACCAGCACGGCCCGCACCGACGGGTGGACCCGCAGCGCCCGGCGCACGTCATCGGGCTCCACCGCGCGTCCCCACTCCACCTCCAGGGGGAGGACGTCCGCCCCGAACCCCCGGGCCACGGCGGCAAACCGCTCGCCGAACGCGCCGCCCACCAGCGCCAGCACCCGGTCCCCGGGCGACAGCACGTTGGCCACGGCCGCCTCCAGGCCGCCGGTGCCCGACGCGGTGAACGGCAGGACCGTCCCCGAGGTCTGGTAGATCCGGCGCAGCCCCTCCAGGACGTCGGCCAGCATGCGCCCGAACTCCTCGCCCCGGTGGTTGATCATGGGGCGGGCCATCGCCTGGCGCACCGGATCCGGCAGAGGCGTGGGGCCGGGGATGAGCAGGTGGGGATCGTCCACGGAAGCCTCCTTCAGGGAAGAGGGCAGAAGGAAGAGGGAGGAAAGATCCCGGCTGCGCTGACCGGTGGTCGCATCACACTCTTACCCCTCGCCTTCCCCCGACTGTGCGCACCGCATGCGATATCGGGTGATTTTTGTGCCGCCTGTCCGCTTTTCCTCCGTCAGTCCAGGTATCCCAGCACGTCCCGCAGGTCGGTCACCTCCACCCCGGCCAGCGCCGTGCGCACCGGCCCCAGGGCGCGGCGGACCCGGTCCAGGTGCATCATGCGGTCGTCCACGAACAGGACCTCCTCAGGTCGCAGGGCCAGACCGTCGGCGGCCAGCTCGTCCAGCAGCCGGCCGATGGTCTGCTCCTTGTAGGGGTGATGCTCGACCTTGGGGCGGGTGAAGTAGTGGCTCAGCTCCAGCGCCTCGAAGATGGCCTGCACCGGCTCCGGCCGGTTCCAGCTGGCCACCGAGACCAGGATCCCCCGCGCGCGCAGACCCTCCAGGACTTCCCGCGCGCCGGGGCGCAGCCGGACCCGCACGCCGTCGGCGTCTTCCACCGTGAGGTCGTCCACCCGCCGGACGGGCAGGCGCAGCGCCGTCACGTTGGGATGGTCCCACAGGGTTCGGTCGCAGTCGAAGATGACCAGCCTAACGGGCATGGCGTCGGCGGGCCAGGACCGCCCGCACGTCGTCCAGGGACACCCCCCGGGCGGCGAGCAGGACCAGGGCGTGGTAGAACAGGTCGGCGGCTTCTTCGGCCACCCGCCCGGCATCCTCCTGCCCGCCCGCCCGCGCGAGCTCGTCGGCCTCCTCGCGCACCTTGGCCGCCACTGCCGGCATCCCCCCGCGCAGGAGCGCGGCGGTGTACGATCCCTCCGGCAGCGACGCGGCCCGCTCCTGGACCACCGCGAAGACCTCGTCCAGGACGTCGGGCCGGGCCGGGGCGGTCAGGTCCTCCCCTCCCAGGGCGCGGTGAAAGCAGGTCCGCCGGCCGGTGTGGCAGGCCGGCCCGGTCTGGTCCACCACGAAC encodes:
- a CDS encoding alanine--glyoxylate aminotransferase family protein, with translation MDDPHLLIPGPTPLPDPVRQAMARPMINHRGEEFGRMLADVLEGLRRIYQTSGTVLPFTASGTGGLEAAVANVLSPGDRVLALVGGAFGERFAAVARGFGADVLPLEVEWGRAVEPDDVRRALRVHPSVRAVLVTHNETSTGITHPLAEIAREVRDGSDALLLVDAVSSLGAVDLRTDAWGLDVVVAGSQKALMGPPGAVFLSVSERAWEASRAARMPRWYFSWERARAEISPGRALTPFTPPLPVIYALAVSVPMILAEGLPSRFARHRRLGQATRDGVAALGLGLLADPRYASDTVTAVRVPEGMDGRQLIRRLRERGVVVAGGQGPLEGRIIRIGHMGAVQDADIAAALRALEQALPALGHPVRPGAVAAAGLEGL
- a CDS encoding magnesium-dependent phosphatase-1, with the protein product MPVRLVIFDCDRTLWDHPNVTALRLPVRRVDDLTVEDADGVRVRLRPGAREVLEGLRARGILVSVASWNRPEPVQAIFEALELSHYFTRPKVEHHPYKEQTIGRLLDELAADGLALRPEEVLFVDDRMMHLDRVRRALGPVRTALAGVEVTDLRDVLGYLD
- the hisIE gene encoding bifunctional phosphoribosyl-AMP cyclohydrolase/phosphoribosyl-ATP diphosphatase HisIE → MDAVRFGPDGVVTVVVQDARTGEVLMVASADREALERTARTGQAWYWSRSRGRLWRKGETSGHIQRVREIRVDCDGDAVLFVVDQTGPACHTGRRTCFHRALGGEDLTAPARPDVLDEVFAVVQERAASLPEGSYTAALLRGGMPAVAAKVREEADELARAGGQEDAGRVAEEAADLFYHALVLLAARGVSLDDVRAVLARRRHAR